One part of the Desulfovibrio sp. genome encodes these proteins:
- a CDS encoding phosphotransferase translates to MEEPLITSIPQPFLRDYLQKTGEHFVGLERIFFGKNNRSYHVRTLGHSYFLKVYFRHPHDTRDRLGAEYAFLEFCRDQGIGGVPLPLASDWESGMALYSWIDGAPVKKGQVSSEDIKSAAALLGALALCSSVPQAAKLPFAADACTSAWDHMVLAQRRVEALSTALMAAQTNPIVLQARDFAVKGLVPALNSVMSMAQSLIEPDALRQPLCHHDFIVSPSDFGFHNALRIQDGVVFVDFEYAGRDDPVKTVCDFVCQPEIPVEEDELETMTDSLETFDAKKILQRAKMLLPLHRIKWCCIILNDFIKLHALRREFSNEENSGADKLEIQMHKAQSYADMHGVFK, encoded by the coding sequence ATGGAAGAGCCGTTAATTACCAGCATTCCGCAACCATTTTTGCGCGACTATCTGCAAAAAACGGGTGAGCACTTCGTTGGGCTTGAACGCATTTTTTTCGGCAAAAATAACCGCTCTTACCATGTGCGTACTCTTGGACATTCTTATTTTTTAAAAGTCTACTTTCGCCACCCCCATGACACCAGAGACAGGCTGGGGGCGGAATACGCATTCCTTGAATTTTGCCGGGACCAAGGCATCGGGGGAGTTCCTCTGCCGCTGGCTTCTGACTGGGAAAGCGGTATGGCGTTGTACAGCTGGATAGATGGGGCACCAGTAAAAAAAGGGCAGGTTTCCAGCGAAGACATAAAATCTGCCGCAGCCTTGCTGGGCGCTTTGGCCCTTTGCTCATCAGTCCCGCAGGCAGCGAAACTGCCTTTTGCAGCGGATGCCTGCACAAGTGCATGGGACCACATGGTCTTGGCTCAACGCCGTGTAGAAGCACTTTCAACAGCTCTGATGGCCGCCCAGACCAACCCAATAGTACTGCAGGCTCGAGATTTTGCCGTAAAAGGGCTTGTTCCGGCACTGAACTCGGTCATGAGTATGGCGCAATCCCTTATTGAACCAGATGCCCTGCGCCAACCGCTTTGCCATCACGACTTTATAGTTTCGCCTTCCGATTTCGGCTTTCACAATGCCCTCAGGATTCAGGACGGCGTAGTTTTTGTGGATTTTGAGTATGCAGGTCGGGATGACCCCGTAAAGACCGTGTGCGATTTTGTCTGCCAGCCGGAAATTCCAGTGGAGGAAGACGAGTTGGAGACTATGACGGACTCTCTGGAAACATTTGATGCAAAAAAAATTCTGCAGCGGGCCAAAATGCTCCTTCCGCTGCACAGGATCAAATGGTGCTGCATTATACTGAACGATTTCATTAAATTACATGCCTTGCGAAGAGAATTTTCCAATGAGGAAAATTCAGGGGCAGATAAATTGGAAATTCAGATGCACAAGGCTCAAAGCTACGCAGATATGCACGGCGTATTTAAATAA
- a CDS encoding PfkB family carbohydrate kinase has translation MEQLLSILRTFRRQHAQQRISFVSGNFKVIHPGHIRLLRFAKEMADLLVVGVLPRNDFNADIDEQDRLYNVQALSMVDYACMVNDPLGETLRALRPDFVIKGKEHEQAENIEWQVLEEIGGKLIFSSGQPLPSAMDCVSAAPVQASTRLIQPHAYMDRHSLSVQSLANLVERIKKVEVCVVGDVIVDEYINCDALGMSQEDPTVVVTPIDTQRYLGGAGIVAAHAAGLGASVNFAAVCGEGDAAEFVSEKCQDYGVTCDLFSDSTRPTTLKQRFRCRGKTMLRVSHLRQHGVDKKLTEEMLAKLRPQVAKAQLLIFSDFNYGCLPQPLVDQLTEWANAKQTLIAADSQSSSQMGDVSRFRSTHLLTPTEREARLAVHDFEAGLVVLADLLLKKATARNVILTLGESGVLVQQDSSATDQLPALNPAARDVVGAGDSLLVVASLALAAGGNIWESACLGSVAAGIQVGRQGNVPLSADEIVACLQHWR, from the coding sequence ATGGAACAATTACTATCCATCCTGCGCACCTTTCGACGTCAACACGCGCAGCAGCGTATCAGTTTTGTTTCAGGCAACTTCAAGGTTATCCACCCTGGGCATATTCGACTGCTGCGTTTTGCAAAAGAAATGGCCGACCTGCTCGTAGTGGGTGTTTTGCCCCGCAATGATTTCAATGCAGACATTGATGAACAGGACAGGCTGTACAACGTGCAGGCCTTAAGCATGGTTGACTACGCCTGCATGGTGAACGACCCGCTGGGCGAGACCCTGCGTGCGCTTCGCCCTGATTTTGTGATCAAGGGCAAAGAACATGAGCAGGCTGAAAACATTGAATGGCAGGTGCTGGAAGAAATTGGCGGAAAGCTGATCTTTTCATCGGGCCAGCCGCTTCCCTCAGCCATGGATTGCGTTTCTGCCGCTCCGGTTCAGGCATCAACACGCCTGATCCAGCCTCATGCCTATATGGACCGCCATTCCCTTTCAGTGCAGTCACTCGCAAATCTTGTTGAGCGCATAAAAAAGGTAGAGGTATGCGTTGTTGGCGATGTTATTGTTGATGAATATATCAATTGCGATGCATTGGGGATGTCTCAAGAGGACCCCACCGTTGTAGTTACGCCGATTGATACGCAAAGATACCTTGGCGGTGCTGGAATTGTCGCCGCTCATGCGGCAGGCCTGGGAGCCAGTGTAAACTTTGCAGCCGTTTGCGGAGAAGGCGACGCAGCAGAATTTGTCAGCGAAAAATGCCAGGATTACGGCGTTACATGCGACCTTTTTTCCGACTCCACGCGTCCCACTACCTTGAAGCAACGCTTTCGCTGCCGGGGAAAAACCATGTTGCGCGTCAGCCATCTCAGGCAACATGGAGTTGATAAAAAACTGACTGAAGAAATGCTGGCAAAGCTTCGCCCTCAAGTGGCAAAAGCACAACTGCTCATCTTTTCTGATTTCAACTATGGCTGCCTGCCCCAACCGCTGGTGGACCAATTGACGGAATGGGCAAACGCCAAACAAACCCTGATTGCAGCAGACAGCCAGTCCTCCTCGCAGATGGGAGATGTTTCACGTTTCCGCTCTACCCACCTTCTGACCCCCACAGAGCGCGAAGCACGGCTGGCTGTACACGATTTTGAGGCGGGTCTGGTTGTGCTGGCGGATCTGCTGTTAAAAAAGGCAACAGCCCGAAATGTCATACTTACCCTGGGTGAATCTGGGGTTCTCGTACAGCAGGACAGCTCCGCAACGGATCAGCTGCCAGCTTTGAACCCTGCGGCACGTGATGTAGTTGGCGCAGGCGATTCTTTACTGGTGGTTGCCAGTCTGGCTCTGGCCGCTGGCGGCAACATATGGGAATCTGCCTGTCTGGGATCGGTGGCGGCGGGCATTCAGGTAGGACGGCAGGGCAATGTGCCGCTTTCAGCGGACGAAATTGTCGCATGCCTACAACACTGGCGGTAA
- a CDS encoding cobalamin-dependent protein (Presence of a B(12) (cobalamin)-binding domain implies dependence on cobalamin itself, in one of its several forms, or in some unusual lineages, dependence on a cobalamin-like analog.), which produces MSKMVFVNAFEYSYLGTRVLASYLKKFGHETHNILLGCDSGRYVSTLQEKHHGYLALWRGKLTSNIANIFPLTDKDFAELERILQEEQPDIIGFSARSTNNHLIPHLVPVFRRAVPNALLVAGGYGPTLEPELYLDGGFDVVVRGDGEEALLELVDCHEKKDWEAAANISNTVWSKNFGGNSNPMRDQEKDLEKYPPQLYGHEHFTVIAEGTVKRNFDPVIKDITYTTYLGRGCTGKCTYCSGGQWRSLYKMDNKKSYPRRNRNYLDVINECATIPENIKFIFFMDEFWSMSKKSTAEFFSLYKDKVNKNFFAYLHYEQMVEDKKLFSLAIDAGLSYTGIGFQSGSENMLRNYYGRRPQHEIMLEYAQMLFDNFIACTAQFISGNCYETWEDFLQTVDLARQLPFNPEQPDLMDISVSRLRPHPKTPLTIIAPRVVTDPMPANEWLYRAMIIYLANKMDPEDLNEIMSMRMFKRDALQLIDFYRGWIYRTQRQHFEKLVAEGQEQDWIFYGAGENYLRNKNFFASLRPRAILVDRAYLPAEKDIQGTPVVCTEDFFADNNHDKDSHFLSFILPKNYGYPVSKNLMHSYNVPRNNIHSCEIDVFINGY; this is translated from the coding sequence ATGAGCAAAATGGTTTTTGTAAATGCCTTTGAATACTCTTATCTCGGCACACGAGTTTTGGCATCCTATCTTAAAAAATTCGGACATGAAACGCACAACATTTTGCTCGGGTGTGATTCCGGCCGGTATGTTTCAACGCTGCAAGAAAAACATCATGGATATCTGGCCCTGTGGAGAGGCAAACTCACGTCCAATATTGCCAATATATTTCCTCTGACTGACAAGGATTTTGCAGAACTTGAAAGAATTCTTCAAGAAGAACAGCCAGATATCATAGGCTTTAGCGCCCGTTCCACAAACAACCATCTGATACCCCACCTTGTCCCGGTTTTTCGGCGTGCCGTCCCGAATGCATTGCTGGTAGCCGGAGGCTACGGCCCGACACTTGAACCGGAGCTATACCTTGACGGTGGCTTTGACGTGGTTGTTCGAGGAGACGGAGAAGAAGCACTGCTTGAACTGGTCGACTGCCATGAAAAGAAAGATTGGGAGGCCGCGGCCAATATTTCCAATACTGTTTGGAGTAAAAACTTTGGCGGCAACTCCAATCCAATGAGAGATCAGGAAAAAGATCTTGAAAAATACCCCCCGCAACTTTATGGGCACGAGCATTTTACTGTCATAGCTGAAGGGACGGTAAAACGTAACTTCGACCCTGTTATTAAAGACATCACATATACTACATATCTCGGTAGGGGATGCACAGGAAAGTGCACGTATTGCTCTGGCGGACAGTGGCGATCTTTATATAAAATGGACAATAAAAAGTCGTATCCTCGCCGCAACAGAAACTATCTTGATGTGATCAACGAATGTGCAACAATTCCAGAAAATATAAAATTCATATTTTTCATGGATGAATTCTGGTCCATGTCCAAAAAAAGCACTGCTGAATTCTTTTCTTTGTACAAAGATAAAGTAAATAAAAACTTTTTTGCATATCTTCACTACGAGCAGATGGTTGAAGATAAAAAATTGTTTTCTTTGGCAATTGACGCAGGACTTTCTTATACAGGGATTGGCTTCCAGAGCGGATCAGAAAACATGCTGCGCAATTATTATGGCAGAAGGCCGCAGCATGAAATAATGCTGGAATACGCTCAAATGCTGTTTGACAACTTCATTGCATGCACAGCCCAGTTTATCTCAGGCAACTGCTATGAAACCTGGGAAGATTTTTTGCAGACAGTGGACCTTGCGAGGCAGCTCCCCTTCAACCCGGAGCAGCCAGACCTCATGGACATATCCGTGTCGCGCCTGAGGCCGCACCCCAAAACCCCCTTGACCATTATTGCGCCAAGGGTTGTGACCGACCCAATGCCGGCAAATGAGTGGCTTTATCGTGCAATGATCATATATCTTGCCAACAAGATGGACCCAGAAGATTTAAATGAGATAATGTCAATGCGCATGTTTAAGCGCGATGCATTGCAACTTATCGATTTTTACCGTGGCTGGATATACCGCACACAGCGCCAGCATTTTGAAAAGCTAGTGGCTGAGGGCCAGGAACAGGATTGGATTTTTTATGGCGCTGGCGAAAACTATCTTCGCAACAAAAACTTTTTTGCAAGCCTCAGGCCGCGCGCCATTCTAGTTGACCGCGCCTACCTTCCCGCTGAAAAAGACATTCAAGGCACACCCGTTGTATGCACAGAAGATTTTTTTGCCGACAATAATCACGACAAAGATAGTCACTTCCTCTCTTTTATTCTTCCAAAAAACTACGGATACCCCGTATCAAAGAACCTCATGCATTCCTACAACGTACCGCGAAATAACATACATTCATGTGAAATAGATGTTTTCATTAACGGTTATTAG
- a CDS encoding SIS domain-containing protein, translating to MSIGKQSESNAYKNWQCYASTIEKLLSESCATDGSGLEMDMDSALALWRDAAIKCREQGEIVFVGNGASASIASHCAADIMKNACITTRVFTDLSMLTAMGNDEGYEKVFMLPIQQCMKNTDMLVAISSSGRSPNILHAVSAARKKGAYIATVSAFSEDNPLRNFGDCNIFVQTHSYGLAESCHAAILHCWMDMLTTNRI from the coding sequence ATGTCCATCGGCAAACAATCCGAAAGCAACGCCTACAAAAACTGGCAATGCTATGCCTCCACCATTGAAAAACTTCTATCCGAATCTTGCGCCACCGATGGTTCTGGATTGGAGATGGATATGGACAGCGCCCTGGCACTGTGGAGAGATGCGGCAATCAAGTGCCGTGAGCAGGGTGAGATTGTATTCGTTGGCAATGGCGCCAGTGCATCAATTGCCAGCCATTGCGCTGCAGACATAATGAAAAATGCCTGCATTACAACACGCGTTTTCACTGATTTATCCATGCTCACCGCCATGGGCAATGACGAAGGATACGAAAAAGTTTTTATGCTGCCCATACAGCAATGCATGAAAAATACAGACATGCTCGTTGCAATAAGCAGCTCTGGGCGGTCTCCCAACATTTTACATGCGGTTTCAGCAGCGCGAAAAAAAGGTGCTTATATAGCCACAGTTTCTGCATTTTCTGAAGATAACCCGCTTCGAAACTTTGGCGACTGCAATATATTTGTGCAGACTCACAGCTATGGGCTGGCGGAAAGCTGCCACGCTGCTATCCTGCATTGCTGGATGGACATGCTGACGACCAACAGGATTTAA
- a CDS encoding radical SAM protein, whose amino-acid sequence MGSDKYNIDGHKLHLHPERVSQWLNGETIAPLYIEISPSGTCNHRCIFCSMDFMGYKKRFLDSAVMYERLRECGKLGVRSVMFAGEGEPLLHKDICSMAEVAHASGIDVAFTTNGVFLDEEHAARLLPVTSWIKVSCNAATAEEYARVHRTAAKDFSQVIKNVETAASIRARHGYSCTLGFQCILLPEFAGNLPAFARQARDAGADYLVIKPYTHSPLSLHNPFGHLHYEDFADLEETLRAEETPGFKVVFRSEAMQRWDTKKMDFDRCLALPFWAYVDSEANVWGCLRHLNEEEFRYGNLSEQTFAEIWMGDDRRAKVKQCTESLDITNCHVTCRMEPVNSYLWRLRHPYPHDNFI is encoded by the coding sequence ATGGGCTCAGACAAATATAATATAGACGGTCATAAGCTGCATCTTCATCCTGAGCGGGTCAGCCAATGGCTTAATGGCGAAACCATTGCTCCGCTTTATATCGAGATATCCCCTTCGGGGACCTGCAATCACCGATGCATTTTTTGCAGCATGGACTTTATGGGCTACAAAAAACGCTTCCTCGATTCTGCCGTCATGTACGAGCGATTGCGTGAATGCGGAAAACTGGGTGTGCGCTCCGTCATGTTTGCCGGCGAAGGCGAACCTCTGCTGCATAAAGATATCTGCAGCATGGCTGAAGTCGCCCACGCATCCGGCATTGATGTAGCATTCACCACCAATGGCGTTTTTCTTGATGAAGAACACGCCGCACGGCTGCTGCCTGTTACCTCATGGATCAAGGTAAGCTGCAACGCCGCCACCGCGGAAGAATACGCGCGCGTGCACCGCACTGCAGCCAAAGACTTTTCCCAGGTCATAAAAAATGTGGAGACCGCAGCCAGCATACGCGCACGGCATGGCTATTCATGCACGTTGGGCTTCCAGTGCATCCTCTTGCCGGAATTTGCGGGCAACCTGCCTGCCTTTGCCCGCCAGGCCCGTGACGCAGGGGCGGATTATCTGGTGATCAAGCCATATACCCACAGCCCTCTCAGCTTGCATAATCCCTTTGGTCACCTTCACTACGAAGATTTTGCCGACCTGGAAGAAACGCTTCGCGCTGAGGAAACGCCCGGCTTTAAAGTCGTTTTTCGCAGCGAGGCCATGCAGCGGTGGGATACCAAAAAAATGGATTTTGACCGCTGTCTGGCATTGCCATTCTGGGCCTACGTGGATTCAGAAGCCAACGTATGGGGGTGCTTGCGCCACCTGAATGAAGAAGAATTTCGCTACGGAAATCTGTCAGAGCAGACGTTTGCAGAAATCTGGATGGGAGACGACAGGCGTGCAAAAGTAAAACAGTGCACTGAGAGCCTTGATATAACCAACTGTCATGTCACCTGCCGCATGGAACCAGTCAACAGCTACCTTTGGCGCTTGCGGCATCCGTACCCTCATGACAATTTTATCTGA
- a CDS encoding methyltransferase domain-containing protein — MAYIDFLSPLHKATTRDYLGRVNAPEYPKAKAAALAKQWGFDYWDGDRRICYGGYRYMPGRWEPVASAMIAHYGLRPGDKILDIGCGKGFQLAELKKVMPELEVYGLDISDYALSNAHESVAANLRQGSAVSLPWPDNYFDFVFSITTLHNLMCHELDKALREMERVGKKNKYLCVESYRNEEEKANLLYWQVTCESFYTPEEWNWWFEHTGYSGDHSFIYFE, encoded by the coding sequence ATGGCCTACATCGATTTTCTCTCGCCACTGCACAAGGCTACAACGCGCGACTACCTGGGCAGAGTCAACGCCCCGGAATACCCCAAAGCCAAGGCCGCGGCCCTGGCAAAACAGTGGGGCTTTGACTACTGGGATGGCGACAGGCGCATTTGCTATGGAGGCTATCGCTACATGCCGGGCCGATGGGAACCTGTGGCAAGCGCCATGATTGCCCATTACGGACTTCGCCCTGGCGACAAGATTCTTGATATCGGCTGCGGAAAAGGATTCCAGCTGGCAGAATTGAAAAAAGTCATGCCAGAACTTGAAGTATATGGCCTGGACATATCAGACTACGCATTGTCCAACGCCCATGAAAGTGTCGCCGCAAACCTGCGCCAGGGCAGCGCAGTTTCCCTGCCGTGGCCCGACAACTATTTTGATTTTGTCTTTTCCATCACCACGCTGCACAACCTGATGTGTCACGAACTGGACAAAGCGTTGCGGGAAATGGAAAGAGTGGGAAAAAAGAACAAATACCTGTGTGTTGAATCGTACCGCAATGAAGAGGAAAAAGCCAACCTGCTCTACTGGCAGGTCACTTGCGAAAGTTTTTACACTCCAGAAGAATGGAACTGGTGGTTTGAGCACACAGGCTACTCTGGCGATCACTCATTTATCTATTTTGAATAA
- a CDS encoding transketolase, translating into MTILSEHFEDAMPDLNAIARQLRFDIISLSHAARAAHIGSCLSCADILAAAYNGGLNISPETAASPSRDRLVFSKGHCAAALFCALAQRGFFSREKLFAAFNKNGGLQEHPNLGAMHGVENASGSLGHGLSLGLGMALASRIEGVPFRVCVIMGDGECNEGSVWEAAMLAGAQKTANLCAVVDANRWQATGRSNEITALEPLADKWRAFGWQAVELDGHDPDTLKAALQEVGTGTRPLAIVARTIKGKGISFMEDDNNWHYRIPNEAEMNLVREELGLS; encoded by the coding sequence ATGACAATTTTATCTGAACATTTCGAGGACGCCATGCCCGATCTCAACGCGATTGCCAGACAGCTTCGGTTTGACATCATTTCATTGTCCCATGCCGCGCGTGCGGCGCACATCGGCTCATGCCTGTCGTGTGCGGACATACTTGCAGCCGCCTACAACGGGGGGCTGAACATAAGCCCGGAAACTGCCGCAAGCCCCTCGCGGGACAGGCTGGTTTTCAGCAAAGGGCATTGCGCTGCTGCTCTGTTCTGCGCCTTGGCCCAACGCGGCTTTTTCAGCCGTGAAAAACTGTTTGCCGCGTTCAACAAAAACGGCGGCCTGCAGGAGCATCCCAATCTGGGGGCGATGCATGGTGTAGAGAACGCCTCTGGTTCATTGGGGCACGGGCTTTCTCTTGGACTTGGCATGGCATTGGCCTCCCGGATAGAAGGCGTCCCCTTCCGCGTCTGTGTTATCATGGGTGATGGCGAATGCAATGAAGGCAGCGTATGGGAAGCTGCCATGCTGGCAGGAGCGCAAAAAACCGCAAACCTGTGCGCAGTTGTGGATGCCAACCGTTGGCAGGCAACAGGCCGTAGCAACGAAATCACGGCTCTTGAGCCTTTGGCCGACAAATGGCGTGCATTTGGGTGGCAGGCGGTTGAGCTGGACGGCCATGATCCGGATACGCTTAAAGCTGCCCTCCAAGAGGTCGGCACCGGCACACGCCCATTGGCCATAGTTGCCCGCACCATAAAGGGGAAAGGAATTTCCTTTATGGAAGATGACAACAACTGGCACTACCGCATACCCAATGAAGCCGAAATGAATCTTGTCCGCGAGGAGCTGGGGCTCTCATGA
- a CDS encoding transketolase C-terminal domain-containing protein codes for MRNAFAAELLTLAEENERVVLLSGDMGNNLFNAFKKRFPDRFINCGAAEANMTGIAAGMALAGLLPITYSIASFNPGRCAEQVRIDICLQNLPVIVVGVGAGFSYASLGPTHHSLEDIAWMRSLPNMTVICPGDAVETRCALRAALHHGGPAYLRLGKKNEPIVHATPPEFVLGKGISLSEGQDACLLSVGTLLPLAVEAAQILSSQGIATEVVSLHTVKPLDTALLQRIFATKKVVAVLEEHVPSGGAWSAVAEWLSMQHPTTAKARLVRCGAKDVFYTQGGNAAWAQQLSGLTVSDVCSTIASAAT; via the coding sequence ATGAGAAACGCTTTTGCCGCCGAACTGCTGACCCTTGCCGAAGAAAACGAGCGTGTCGTCCTCCTTTCTGGCGATATGGGCAATAATCTGTTTAATGCGTTTAAAAAGCGCTTTCCAGATCGCTTTATCAACTGCGGCGCAGCCGAGGCCAATATGACCGGGATTGCGGCTGGCATGGCGCTAGCCGGTTTGCTGCCGATCACATACAGCATAGCATCTTTCAATCCCGGGCGCTGTGCGGAACAGGTGCGCATCGACATTTGCCTTCAAAATCTTCCCGTCATTGTGGTTGGCGTGGGCGCAGGTTTTTCATACGCCTCTCTGGGGCCAACACACCATTCGCTGGAAGATATAGCCTGGATGCGCAGCCTGCCCAATATGACTGTAATCTGCCCCGGAGATGCCGTTGAAACCCGCTGCGCGCTGAGAGCGGCGCTGCACCATGGGGGGCCTGCCTACCTTAGGCTGGGCAAAAAAAACGAGCCCATTGTCCATGCGACTCCACCAGAGTTTGTTCTGGGCAAGGGCATTTCATTGAGTGAAGGTCAGGATGCCTGCCTTTTGTCTGTGGGCACATTGTTGCCGCTCGCGGTTGAGGCGGCGCAAATTCTGTCCTCACAGGGCATTGCGACAGAGGTAGTCAGCCTGCATACCGTAAAGCCCTTGGATACGGCTCTGCTTCAGCGGATATTTGCCACCAAGAAAGTGGTTGCGGTTTTGGAAGAACATGTTCCCTCAGGCGGCGCATGGTCTGCAGTTGCAGAATGGCTCAGCATGCAACACCCCACCACCGCCAAGGCGCGCCTTGTACGCTGCGGAGCAAAAGACGTGTTTTATACGCAGGGCGGCAACGCAGCCTGGGCACAACAACTCTCTGGCCTGACCGTTTCAGACGTGTGCAGCACTATTGCATCTGCTGCAACATAG
- a CDS encoding glycosyltransferase produces the protein MKTHSDNTQKHTLYLHIFPYGSCENTLHRYLHNNISETNLSYSNTQYDIITQLKSHAYLSQLINKSVNYESIESRNYYVSCLKTFWKDIAKKLTQKDNTLISLRNSIVSWDIFWKTAAEVMDISTIQVQAILPMLHQEDSLEFFYRLNMWHSVSPESFQPTQEKYNYLLAWTRLSESAHKYGIPLCKPHVLWKPGHTDADEQFVVQSILHSCGLSTPESIAQDNTTLKSHDCLRFAALTLPPPFPFAFQVLGVQTKFCADAWQSSMHQSVLASLRQGEMQGLFSLKPLSPASMRKKALELGQDGNDKLCRLYPEISAAMQAGPENPVETPNEPVHTLSADNIEKCIHLLSVEQKQWISHCMETEFKSLTDEQICIKQHLNHKLQTKKEYQDTQYVISVLTLAYNAKDYIAQNIESIIDQQCSVPIQHIIVDDGSDDDTQNIIESYARRFAHIKPVFIPRFPRHNGGDNVKTLFGRCHTKYAAICDGDDYFTDPHKLQKQYDFLEKHAECALCFHPVNVTYEDGSPTRTYPPENILRGGVRQFYSIKDLLFANFMQTNSVMYRWRFTDGLPDWFDPTLVPSDWYWHLLHAETGLIGYLKEHMSVYRRHAASLYASAEGDHVDHRAVHGLNELRTYNTLNRHFKNRHYDDFCRLAMGVLADFVQIYMQTGDDSLIQKGISICPEFGQDFLKKIQGS, from the coding sequence ATGAAAACACATTCTGACAACACACAAAAACACACACTATATTTGCACATATTTCCATATGGAAGCTGTGAAAATACGTTACACCGCTATTTACATAATAACATTTCAGAAACAAATCTGTCATACTCAAACACTCAATATGACATTATAACACAATTAAAATCGCATGCGTATCTCTCTCAGCTCATCAACAAATCAGTAAATTACGAATCAATCGAGAGCCGCAATTATTACGTTTCGTGCCTCAAAACATTCTGGAAGGACATAGCAAAAAAGCTCACACAGAAAGACAATACACTTATTTCATTAAGAAACAGCATTGTCAGCTGGGACATATTTTGGAAAACAGCTGCGGAAGTTATGGATATTTCAACAATTCAGGTTCAAGCAATACTTCCCATGCTCCACCAGGAAGATTCACTGGAGTTTTTTTATCGCCTCAACATGTGGCACAGCGTGTCGCCAGAGTCTTTTCAACCTACACAAGAAAAATACAATTACCTGTTAGCGTGGACAAGGCTGTCCGAAAGCGCCCATAAGTACGGCATTCCGTTATGCAAACCGCATGTACTCTGGAAACCTGGACACACAGACGCAGACGAGCAGTTTGTTGTGCAGTCAATTCTGCACAGTTGCGGGTTGTCCACACCTGAATCGATCGCGCAAGACAACACCACGCTGAAATCTCATGACTGTTTGCGTTTTGCGGCCTTGACGTTGCCGCCACCCTTCCCTTTCGCCTTTCAGGTGTTAGGAGTGCAGACAAAATTTTGCGCCGATGCATGGCAATCTTCAATGCATCAGAGCGTGCTAGCCTCCTTGCGCCAAGGCGAAATGCAGGGTCTTTTTTCGCTGAAGCCTCTCAGTCCAGCCTCAATGCGGAAAAAAGCATTGGAACTGGGGCAGGACGGCAATGACAAACTATGCCGTCTATATCCGGAAATCAGCGCGGCCATGCAGGCTGGCCCGGAAAATCCTGTGGAAACTCCCAATGAACCAGTGCACACGCTATCTGCAGATAACATTGAAAAATGCATCCATCTTTTATCCGTAGAGCAAAAGCAGTGGATATCCCACTGCATGGAAACAGAATTCAAATCATTAACTGACGAACAGATATGCATAAAACAGCATCTCAACCATAAACTTCAGACAAAAAAAGAGTATCAAGATACTCAATACGTTATCAGCGTACTAACGCTCGCATATAACGCAAAAGACTACATAGCCCAAAATATAGAAAGCATCATTGACCAGCAATGTTCTGTTCCCATCCAGCATATAATTGTTGATGACGGTTCAGACGATGACACACAAAATATTATTGAGAGCTATGCCCGGCGCTTTGCGCATATCAAACCCGTTTTTATTCCGAGGTTTCCACGACATAACGGGGGCGACAACGTAAAAACACTGTTTGGTAGATGCCATACTAAATATGCTGCTATCTGTGATGGGGATGATTATTTTACAGATCCGCACAAACTTCAAAAACAGTATGATTTTCTTGAAAAACACGCTGAGTGCGCGCTGTGTTTTCACCCTGTCAACGTAACCTATGAAGACGGTTCACCAACACGCACATATCCTCCGGAAAACATTTTGCGGGGGGGTGTTCGCCAGTTTTACTCAATTAAAGATCTGCTTTTTGCCAATTTCATGCAGACAAATTCTGTGATGTACCGCTGGCGCTTTACAGATGGCCTGCCTGACTGGTTTGACCCAACCCTTGTTCCCAGTGATTGGTACTGGCATCTGTTGCACGCCGAAACAGGCCTCATTGGCTATCTCAAAGAGCATATGAGCGTTTATCGTCGCCATGCCGCATCGCTCTACGCCTCAGCCGAAGGTGACCACGTCGACCATAGAGCTGTTCATGGACTTAATGAACTGCGCACCTACAACACCCTGAACAGGCACTTCAAAAATCGGCACTACGATGATTTTTGCCGCCTTGCCATGGGTGTTTTGGCTGACTTTGTACAAATTTATATGCAGACAGGCGATGATTCATTGATTCAGAAAGGCATATCCATCTGTCCGGAATTCGGACAGGATTTTTTGAAGAAGATACAGGGATCATAG